In Aegilops tauschii subsp. strangulata cultivar AL8/78 chromosome 3, Aet v6.0, whole genome shotgun sequence, one genomic interval encodes:
- the LOC109756868 gene encoding uncharacterized protein, which translates to MVEEEEASAELISPRISFSHDLATFAAAAACPATTQPEPRRSDASLMPRRRRRRAPEPEFDFANAAAADVSPADRLFADGKLLPVPPLPPTAPHARCAKATRPAPRSWASPFARSSSVNSARAAASGRFTCPAFPLMRSRSTGSAAAAATVGAHQRPHCKKVAPTTTTTAASGGVHNGNSGGGARSVYYYGYGGGRNVSDVHGGGGVRVSPVLNVTSIGTSMVNMLSHLLCDCGEKASKQQSRGFGVRCWVTR; encoded by the coding sequence atggtggaggaggaggaggcttcGGCGGAGCTGATCAGCCCCAGGATCTCCTTCTCGCACGACCTCGCCACCTTCGCGGCGGCCGCTGCGTGTCCGGCGACGACGCAGCCCGAGCCAAGGCGGTCGGACGCGTCCCTCATgccgcggcggaggcggcggcgcgcgccGGAGCCGGAGTTCGACTTCGCCAACGCGGCGGCCGCCGACGTCTCGCCGGCCGACCGCCTCTTCGCCGACGGCAAGCTGCTCCCCGTGCCGCCGCTGCCGCCCACCGCCCCGCACGCGCGCTGCGCCAAGGCGACGAGGCCGGCGCCGCGGTCGTGGGCGTCCCCGTTCGcgcgcagcagcagcgtcaactcCGCCAGGGCGGCGGCGTCCGGGAGGTTCACCTGCCCCGCGTTCCCGCTCATGCGGAGCCGCTCGACCGGCTCTGCGGCGGCCGCGGCCACGGTCGGCGCCCACCAGCGGCCGCATTGCAAGAAAGTCGctccgacgacgacgacgacggccgCGTCGGGTGGTGTTCACAACGGCAACAGCGGTGGCGGTGCGAGATCGGTTTACTACTATGGATACGGCGGTGGCAGGAACGTCAGCGACGTCCATGGTGGCGGCGGGGTCCGGGTGAGCCCGGTGCTGAACGTGACGTCCATCGGCACCAGCATGGTGAACATGCTGAGCCACCTGCTGTGCGACTGCGGCGAGAAGGCCAGCAAGCAGCAGAGCAGGGGCTTCGGGGTGCGCTGCTGGGTAACCAGATAG